Part of the Halorussus sp. MSC15.2 genome, TCGTCCCCGTGTCGTCATCGAACGTCGGACAGGTCTCGCGAGAGGAGTCCGTCGTCGGTGGTCGTGGTCTCACCGGCGGACGTGGTGGTCTCGCTTCCGCCCGAGTCGGTCGTCGTCTCGTCCGCTGTCGTCGCGGTTCCGCCGTCCGAGGCCGTCGTGGTGGTGTCGGTCGTCTCGTTCGTCCCCGTCCCGTCGCCGCCAGCGGTCGTCTCGCTGGTGTTATTCGCGTCGTCGGACTCACCTTTCGTTCCGAAGATGTCCGTCTCGATGGTCTCGGTGTAGGTCATCCCGTCGAGCGGGACGCGCACCGTCTCGCCGCCCAACTCGATTTTCGCGTAGAAGTCGATGCGGAGGCGAGTTACCTGCTCGTTCTCGAGGTGCGAGACCCACCACTCGTCGAGCCGCTGGTTCCGAATCGCGGTCCGGGTCTCGATGGTCTCGGTGGTGCGGCCCTCGACGAGGTGGCCGGTCTGACTCGACCCGTTCCCCACCGTGACGTCGTTCATCGTGATGGTGTACCCGAGTTCCGTGATGGCCATCGGGAGCCGTTTGGCGTTGTAGACCGTGAACCGCATGTCGATGGGCGTCTCGGATTTCGTGACCTCGCCCCACCGAGCGCTGGTCTCGTTGACGTAGCCGACCGGGTCCGAGACCAGCGGTTGGCTCGCGTTGATGGGTCGGGTCTCCGTGGAGTTGAACTGCGAGATGATGTCCGTGGAAACCTGTCGTTTCACGGGCGGGGCTTGGACCGTCCGGCCGAGGGTGTTCGAGCGAACGGAGGCGTCTACCCGGAGCGTCGTCTGCTCACCGTTCCGGACGTGACTCGCCCACCACGTCGGAATCTTGTCGTTTCTCATCCGCGTGCTGAACTCGACGGTGTTGTTCCCGCTGTCGAACGAGAGACCGTTTTTGGTCCCGGACGCCATCGCTACGTCGTTCATCCGCACGTCGTAGCGCACCGACACGCCGCCGAGATTGACGCCCACCGGGTTCGGGTTTTCGACCACGAGTTCGGTCCGAATCTCGGTCGTCTCGTCGGTCACGTTGCCGAAACTGTTCTGCGTGCTGGTGACGCTCGGCGTCCCGAGGACGCCCAGCGTGAGACCGCCGCCGACCACGACACCGACGGTCAGCAGTAGTGTCAACAGGACACGTAGCTTACTCCCCAGAAACGCCGACTTTAACATCCCCGCCATACCCGGTAGCCGTCGCTGGGTCGGGTAAAAGCTACCGACACCGACTCGGAGTAGAATGAACTAAGTTGCGGCCGCGGGAAACGCCGGGTATGGCCGAAACTGAGACGGTTGCGAGCGACAAGGGTATCGGACTCGCCACGCTGTTCACGCTGCTGGCGGGCGGGGCCACTATCGCGATGTTCGTCGCACCGGGCACTGAACTCGCCGCGTGGGGTTTCGCCGCCGCCGTGACCGCCGGCGTCCTCGCCGTCGCCGCGGTCCACATCTACTGGTAGTAACGGGGTGTTCCACGTCGTCACTGGCACGTTGGTCGCCGCGGTAAGTGATTCAATTTTGCCGGGAAATCGTTAAGGGTCCTAATCCCCTAGACGGTGTTGAAGATGACCGACTACACCGACGAAGAGCGACGAATCGTCGCGTATCTCCGCGAGAGCGTCTCCAAAGGCGAGCGCTACTTCCGCTCGAAGAACATCGCCGAACAGCTCGGTCTCTCGTCCAAGCAAGTCGGTGTCAGACTCCCGGAACTCGCAGAGAAGACCGAAGAGGTGGACATCGAGAAGTGGGGGCGGGCGCGCTCCACCACTTGGAAGGTCACGCCGGGCTAGTTCGGGGTGGAGCCGATGGATAGGATGGTCCGGGGCGGAAGCGACGGGAGGTCCGGCGGGTTTTTGACACCGCGGTCCGAACTACACGTATGACAGTCCGGGTAGAGCGAACGTTCGATTTAGCGGTCTCGCCGGAGAACGTGTGGAACTTCATCGCGGACCCGGAGAAACGCGCGAGCGTCATCAGCGTGGTCTCGGACTACGAGCAGACTGGTGAGAACACGTCTATCTGGCACATCGAACTTCCGATTCCGTTCCTCGACAGGACCGTCCCCGTCGAGACCGAGGACGTGGAGCGCGACCCGCCGCGCTACGTGAAGTTCGTGGGGCGGTCGTCGGCCCTCCGCGTAACCGGTGAACACGAGATTCAGGAAACCGAGAACGGGAGCCGACTGGTCAACCGATTCACCGTCGAGGGACGGGTCCCCGGCATCGAACGTTACTTCAAGAAGAATCTCGATGAGGAACTCGACAACCTCGAAACGGCGCTTCGAGGGGAGGCGACGGCATGAGAATCGCGCTCGCGCAACTCGACATCGAAGGCGGGGCGGTGGAGGACAACTGCGAACGCGCCGAGGCGGCCATCGCCGAGGCCGCCGACGAGGGTGCGGACCTCGTTTCGCTCCCCGAGATTTTCAACGTGGGCTACTTCTCGTTCGACACCTACCGACGCGCGGCCGAACCCGTCGAAGGACCCACGCTCACTCGTATCGCAGACACCGCACGCGAACACGATATCGGCGTGCTCGCGGGAAGCATCGTCGAGGACCTCGCCCGGACCGAGAGCGTCGAGACGCCCGCCGACGAGGGACTCGCCAACACCTCCGTCTTCTTCGACCGGGACGGCGAGCGACTCGCGGTCTACCGCAAACACCACCTGTTCGGCTACGAGTCGGCGGAGGCCCAGATGCTCGTGGCCGGCGAGAGCCTCGGTATCGCCGAGTTCGAGGGTGCGACGGTCGGGATGACGACCTGCTACGACCTCCGATTCCCCGAACTCTACCGCTCGATAGCGGCCGAAGGCGCCGACCTCGTGCTGGTCCCGAGCGCGTGGCCGTACCCCCGCGTCGAACACTGGAAACTCCTGCCGCGCGCCCGTGCGGTCGAGAACCAGTTCTT contains:
- a CDS encoding LEA type 2 family protein, with translation MAGMLKSAFLGSKLRVLLTLLLTVGVVVGGGLTLGVLGTPSVTSTQNSFGNVTDETTEIRTELVVENPNPVGVNLGGVSVRYDVRMNDVAMASGTKNGLSFDSGNNTVEFSTRMRNDKIPTWWASHVRNGEQTTLRVDASVRSNTLGRTVQAPPVKRQVSTDIISQFNSTETRPINASQPLVSDPVGYVNETSARWGEVTKSETPIDMRFTVYNAKRLPMAITELGYTITMNDVTVGNGSSQTGHLVEGRTTETIETRTAIRNQRLDEWWVSHLENEQVTRLRIDFYAKIELGGETVRVPLDGMTYTETIETDIFGTKGESDDANNTSETTAGGDGTGTNETTDTTTTASDGGTATTADETTTDSGGSETTTSAGETTTTDDGLLSRDLSDVR
- a CDS encoding CoxG family protein; this translates as MTVRVERTFDLAVSPENVWNFIADPEKRASVISVVSDYEQTGENTSIWHIELPIPFLDRTVPVETEDVERDPPRYVKFVGRSSALRVTGEHEIQETENGSRLVNRFTVEGRVPGIERYFKKNLDEELDNLETALRGEATA
- a CDS encoding nitrilase-related carbon-nitrogen hydrolase; protein product: MRIALAQLDIEGGAVEDNCERAEAAIAEAADEGADLVSLPEIFNVGYFSFDTYRRAAEPVEGPTLTRIADTAREHDIGVLAGSIVEDLARTESVETPADEGLANTSVFFDRDGERLAVYRKHHLFGYESAEAQMLVAGESLGIAEFEGATVGMTTCYDLRFPELYRSIAAEGADLVLVPSAWPYPRVEHWKLLPRARAVENQFFVATVNGSGDFEDASLLGRSTVYDPWGTTLAGTGDDPDLVVTDVDLDRVETVREEFPAWHDRRT